Proteins found in one Rahnella aceris genomic segment:
- a CDS encoding alpha-2-macroglobulin family protein, translating to MDLLKFLLRLPFTLIKGVFRVLAFVLGLLGRVFKPLVGNIDWRAPAWWTATSGWLKRSFTRMENGVDKYPKAISLAILVLLCAAGAGVYGWHWWLNRPQPIEPAPMVYQDTSVSVSGPESVNYAAQKPAPQQVIFSFRHSAAPVTEVGKVVEKGISLKPATEGEWKWVSGYTLVFTPKNPLPMGNKYDVNFTPDVLLAPQIKLAKTRYEFSAPAFGYQLGQAEYYQDPQDPQKRSAIFNVKFNAPVDVASFEKQISLGLTEGKAKTGTKLNYSVVYDQKKLNAWVHSEPLKSLDHGGSVRVIIGEGVKASVPSNATAQARNGVVSVPTLYSLTVNEASAQVVDADGAKGQRALIVGFSDAVKDNDIRQAVKVWLLPQHNPNDQDEAKGPDDYASWAVDSVENNVLAQATPLNIQLNDAESDYQPQFSFRFDAPAHRAMLVEIDNILTSSGGYKMPEKVYRIVQVPDYPKSLQFMSQGSLLSVNGDKQISVAARNVPGLRLDIKRVIPSQLQHIVSFKSREYSSAEFNRLNDEYFTEHFKYQTAVNNDKPGEVNYQGVDLSRYLSTDPTSHRGVFLLTLSEWDPKKKEVKPEADDDGNVYQDEDQSGDEAPVGDSRFVVVTDLGIIAKRSQDKTRDVFVQSIHSGTPVANAKVSVIAKNGVTLLTQTTGADGHVRFPALDVYTSERQPVMFLVEKEGDVSFLPADRNNDRGLDFSRFDVDGEITPNDPRTLSSYLFSDRGVYRPGDTFNIGLITRAADWSNGLAGVPVRAEIHDPRDKLMSTIPLTLGASGFNELSYTTDDNSPTGEWNVYLYLIGKDNESSTLLGHTSVNVKEFEPDQLKVKLQLTPERKQGWVKPSELQANIDVQNLFGTPAQDRRVTSKLTLRPMYPSFDQFPDYAFYENRQNSDGFETELEERTTDEKGAANIPLDLKSYADATYQLQLLSEAFVAGGGRSVAATARVLVSPYDSLVGVKADGDLGYINRDAARHLNIIAVDPSLKQIALPDLKVALIEQKYISVLTKQDSGVYKYQSKMKEVQLSEQPLSLTAQGNDLTLATDKPGDFVLVIEDAKGNVLNRIGYTVAGNANLSRSLDRNAELKLKLNQSEYQPGEEIEVSVNAPYTGSGLITIEKDKVYSWQWFHTDTTSSVQKIRVPAGMEGNGYINVQFVRDVNSNEIFMSPLSYGVMPFKISTKARQNTLDVNAPEVIKPGENLVMTVKTDGPQQVALFAVDEGILQVARYRLKDPLEYFFRKRELGVESSQILDLILPEFSKLMQLAAAPGGDAGEGLDLNVNPFKRKRDKPVAYWSGITEVNGEKQFDYPVPDYFNGKIRVMAISVTPDKIGKAQTSATVRDNFIMTPNVPSMVAPGDEFDVSVGVSNNLEGLNGKSIPVAIHLTVPPQLEVVGQADQNLSLAEKREGVINFRLRAKALPGDAPLVFEATYGDKTSRRTISTSVRPAMPFRTQSVMGRMNGSSQDVDNLRQMFDAYAVRKAAVSNSPLVLTSGLSQYLADYPYYCSEQIVSRSVPLILETVHPEMRGNLSPADSSKQLKDMLGVLRSRQNDSGAIGLWRSSPQTDPFVTPYVVQYLLEAKAAGVALPAGMLEEANSALRELAANQNDDLYTLRLRAWAVYLLTRQGEITTSSLASVQDTLQQRYPDTWKTDLSAMYLASSYRLLKMDDEANTLLQPTWAQLSKAYDKAWWTQSYFDPLVQDATRLYLITRHFPEKVSAIPPQVLENMVKALKEERYTTYSSAMSILALESYSAQVAAQATAPDALKITQLSKTKNVEPQLISQVQGLFAKANFTADAQALRIENGNNAPAWYVVTQAGYDLAAPKKAISRGLEITRDYTDEKGNAVTQVTLGQKINVHLKVRANSQEGQDNLAIVDLLPGGFEVVQQTPPEPESDSSDENSEAEASASWQSPLAASGSTWAPDYSDIREDRVVIYGSASTDVQEFVYQIKATNTGSFVIPPAYGEAMYNREVQALSVSDKKLVVVPADEAAVAKK from the coding sequence ATGGATTTATTAAAATTCTTACTTCGTCTGCCTTTTACATTGATAAAAGGTGTTTTCCGCGTGCTGGCTTTTGTTCTGGGTCTGCTGGGTCGTGTCTTCAAACCGCTGGTCGGGAATATTGACTGGCGGGCGCCTGCCTGGTGGACGGCCACTTCCGGCTGGCTGAAGCGCAGCTTTACACGGATGGAAAATGGCGTAGATAAATACCCGAAAGCCATCAGTCTGGCGATTCTGGTTTTGCTGTGCGCCGCAGGTGCTGGCGTTTACGGCTGGCACTGGTGGCTCAATCGCCCGCAGCCGATAGAACCTGCACCAATGGTTTATCAGGACACCAGCGTCAGCGTCAGCGGCCCCGAGTCCGTCAATTACGCCGCACAAAAGCCTGCACCGCAGCAAGTCATTTTTAGTTTCCGCCATTCTGCCGCGCCCGTGACGGAAGTGGGCAAAGTGGTCGAAAAAGGGATTTCCCTGAAACCTGCCACGGAAGGTGAATGGAAATGGGTAAGTGGTTACACCTTAGTGTTCACGCCTAAAAATCCGCTGCCGATGGGCAACAAATATGATGTGAACTTCACCCCTGATGTGCTGCTTGCGCCACAAATTAAACTGGCGAAAACTCGCTATGAATTTTCTGCCCCAGCTTTCGGTTATCAGTTGGGTCAGGCCGAGTATTATCAGGACCCGCAGGATCCCCAAAAACGCAGTGCGATTTTTAACGTTAAATTCAACGCACCGGTGGATGTCGCCAGTTTCGAAAAACAGATTTCGCTTGGCCTGACCGAAGGGAAAGCCAAAACCGGGACGAAACTCAATTATTCTGTGGTCTATGACCAGAAGAAACTCAATGCCTGGGTACATTCCGAACCGCTGAAATCGCTGGATCACGGTGGTTCCGTGCGTGTCATCATTGGCGAAGGCGTGAAAGCCTCTGTACCCTCAAATGCCACCGCGCAGGCGAGGAATGGCGTGGTGTCCGTGCCGACGCTCTATAGCCTGACGGTGAACGAAGCCAGCGCGCAGGTAGTGGATGCCGATGGCGCGAAAGGCCAGCGTGCGCTGATCGTCGGGTTCAGCGACGCGGTCAAAGACAACGATATCCGCCAGGCAGTCAAAGTGTGGTTACTGCCACAGCATAATCCAAACGATCAGGACGAAGCCAAAGGCCCGGATGATTACGCAAGCTGGGCAGTCGACAGCGTCGAGAATAATGTGCTCGCGCAGGCCACCCCGCTGAATATCCAGCTTAATGACGCGGAAAGTGATTATCAGCCGCAGTTCAGCTTCCGTTTCGATGCGCCAGCCCACCGTGCCATGCTGGTGGAGATTGACAATATTCTGACATCTTCCGGCGGCTATAAAATGCCGGAAAAAGTCTACCGCATCGTTCAGGTTCCGGATTATCCGAAATCCCTGCAATTTATGTCGCAAGGCTCGTTGCTGTCGGTCAACGGTGACAAGCAAATCAGCGTCGCGGCGCGTAACGTACCGGGGCTGCGCCTGGACATCAAACGGGTGATCCCGAGCCAGCTGCAACACATCGTGTCGTTCAAAAGTCGTGAATATTCATCGGCGGAATTTAACCGCCTGAATGACGAGTATTTCACCGAGCACTTCAAATATCAGACGGCGGTGAATAACGACAAGCCGGGTGAAGTGAATTATCAGGGCGTCGATCTTTCGCGTTATCTCTCCACCGATCCGACCTCGCATCGCGGCGTATTCCTGCTGACGCTGTCGGAATGGGATCCGAAAAAGAAAGAAGTGAAACCGGAAGCGGATGACGACGGCAATGTGTATCAGGATGAAGACCAGAGCGGAGATGAAGCGCCGGTTGGCGATTCGCGATTCGTTGTTGTCACCGATTTGGGGATTATTGCCAAGCGTTCGCAGGATAAAACACGCGACGTATTTGTGCAGTCAATTCACAGCGGCACACCGGTGGCAAATGCGAAAGTCTCGGTTATTGCTAAAAACGGCGTCACGCTGCTGACTCAAACCACCGGTGCTGACGGGCATGTACGTTTCCCGGCGCTGGACGTTTATACCAGCGAGCGTCAGCCGGTGATGTTCCTGGTGGAAAAAGAGGGCGATGTCTCCTTCCTGCCAGCGGACCGGAATAACGATCGCGGCCTCGACTTCTCCCGTTTTGATGTCGATGGCGAAATCACCCCCAATGACCCGCGTACGCTGAGCAGTTATCTGTTCTCCGATCGCGGCGTTTATCGTCCGGGGGATACCTTCAATATCGGGTTGATCACCCGCGCTGCCGACTGGAGCAACGGGCTGGCGGGTGTGCCGGTGCGTGCGGAAATTCACGACCCGCGCGACAAGCTGATGAGCACTATCCCGCTGACGCTCGGTGCCAGCGGTTTCAATGAGCTGAGTTATACCACTGACGATAATTCACCTACCGGTGAATGGAATGTCTATCTGTATCTGATCGGCAAAGACAATGAGTCTTCCACTTTGCTGGGACATACCTCGGTTAACGTCAAAGAGTTCGAGCCGGATCAGCTGAAGGTGAAATTACAACTGACGCCGGAGCGTAAACAAGGCTGGGTGAAACCCTCAGAATTGCAGGCCAATATTGACGTGCAGAACCTGTTCGGTACGCCTGCGCAGGACCGGCGCGTGACCTCGAAACTGACGCTGCGCCCGATGTATCCGAGCTTCGATCAGTTCCCGGATTACGCTTTCTATGAGAACCGCCAGAACAGCGACGGTTTCGAAACGGAACTGGAAGAGCGCACGACGGATGAAAAAGGCGCGGCGAATATCCCGCTGGATCTGAAATCTTACGCTGACGCGACCTATCAGTTGCAACTGCTGTCCGAGGCGTTCGTGGCCGGTGGCGGACGTTCCGTGGCCGCAACGGCTCGGGTGCTGGTATCGCCGTATGACTCTCTGGTCGGCGTAAAAGCCGACGGCGATTTAGGCTATATCAACCGCGATGCAGCGCGCCATCTGAACATTATTGCGGTCGACCCGTCGCTGAAGCAGATTGCGTTGCCGGATCTGAAAGTCGCGCTGATTGAACAGAAATACATTTCAGTGCTCACCAAACAGGATTCCGGCGTTTACAAATATCAGTCGAAAATGAAGGAAGTGCAGTTGTCGGAACAGCCGCTGTCGCTGACGGCGCAGGGCAACGACCTGACGCTGGCGACGGATAAACCGGGTGATTTCGTGCTGGTTATTGAAGATGCGAAAGGCAATGTGCTGAACCGCATTGGCTATACCGTGGCCGGTAACGCCAACCTCAGCCGTTCGCTGGACAGGAATGCCGAACTGAAGCTGAAACTCAATCAGTCGGAGTACCAGCCGGGTGAGGAAATCGAGGTATCCGTTAACGCGCCGTACACCGGCAGCGGGCTGATTACCATCGAGAAAGATAAAGTCTACAGCTGGCAGTGGTTCCATACCGACACCACCAGTTCGGTGCAGAAAATCCGTGTTCCTGCAGGCATGGAAGGCAACGGCTACATCAACGTGCAGTTCGTGCGTGATGTGAATTCCAATGAAATCTTTATGAGCCCGCTGAGCTACGGCGTGATGCCGTTCAAAATCAGCACTAAAGCCCGCCAGAACACTCTCGACGTCAACGCGCCTGAGGTGATTAAACCGGGGGAAAACCTGGTCATGACGGTGAAGACCGACGGCCCGCAACAGGTGGCGCTGTTTGCCGTCGATGAAGGGATTTTGCAGGTGGCGCGTTATCGCCTGAAAGATCCGCTGGAGTACTTCTTCCGTAAACGTGAACTGGGCGTGGAAAGCTCGCAAATTCTGGATCTTATCCTGCCGGAATTCAGCAAGCTGATGCAGCTCGCCGCCGCGCCGGGCGGTGACGCCGGTGAAGGTCTGGATCTGAACGTCAATCCGTTTAAACGTAAGCGCGACAAGCCGGTGGCGTACTGGTCGGGCATTACCGAAGTGAACGGCGAGAAGCAGTTTGATTATCCGGTGCCGGATTATTTCAACGGTAAAATCCGCGTGATGGCGATTTCCGTGACGCCGGACAAAATCGGTAAAGCGCAGACCTCGGCAACCGTGCGCGACAACTTCATCATGACGCCAAACGTGCCGTCGATGGTGGCACCGGGTGATGAGTTTGATGTCAGCGTAGGTGTCAGTAACAACCTCGAAGGGCTGAACGGCAAAAGCATTCCTGTTGCTATCCACCTGACTGTACCGCCGCAGCTTGAAGTGGTGGGCCAGGCCGATCAGAACCTGTCGCTGGCTGAAAAACGCGAGGGCGTGATTAATTTCCGCTTACGCGCCAAAGCCTTGCCGGGTGATGCGCCGCTGGTGTTTGAGGCGACGTATGGCGATAAAACCAGCCGCCGCACGATCAGTACGTCGGTGCGCCCGGCAATGCCGTTCCGCACGCAGTCGGTGATGGGACGCATGAACGGCAGCAGCCAGGACGTCGATAATCTGCGTCAGATGTTTGATGCTTACGCGGTGCGTAAAGCGGCGGTGTCCAACTCGCCGCTGGTACTGACCAGCGGGTTATCCCAGTATCTGGCGGATTATCCGTATTACTGTTCTGAGCAGATTGTCAGCCGCTCGGTGCCGCTGATCCTCGAAACCGTGCATCCGGAAATGCGTGGCAATCTCAGCCCGGCGGACAGCAGCAAGCAACTGAAAGATATGCTGGGGGTGCTGCGTTCACGACAGAACGACAGCGGCGCGATTGGCCTGTGGCGTTCATCGCCGCAAACCGATCCGTTCGTCACGCCGTATGTAGTGCAATATCTGCTGGAAGCCAAAGCGGCGGGCGTTGCGTTGCCAGCCGGTATGCTGGAAGAAGCCAATTCGGCACTGCGCGAACTGGCAGCGAATCAGAATGATGATTTGTATACCCTGCGTCTGCGCGCATGGGCGGTTTATTTGCTGACGCGTCAGGGTGAAATCACCACCAGTTCGCTGGCCTCGGTGCAGGATACCTTGCAGCAGCGCTATCCGGACACCTGGAAAACCGATCTCAGCGCGATGTATCTGGCGTCTTCTTACCGTCTGCTGAAAATGGATGATGAGGCGAATACGCTGTTGCAACCAACGTGGGCGCAACTGAGCAAGGCGTATGACAAAGCCTGGTGGACGCAAAGTTACTTTGATCCACTGGTGCAGGACGCGACGCGGCTGTATCTGATCACCCGTCACTTCCCGGAAAAAGTCTCCGCGATTCCGCCACAGGTGCTGGAAAATATGGTCAAGGCACTGAAAGAGGAACGCTACACCACGTATTCCTCGGCAATGAGCATTCTGGCGCTGGAGAGTTATTCCGCACAGGTGGCGGCGCAGGCCACGGCACCGGATGCGCTGAAAATTACGCAACTAAGCAAAACCAAAAATGTGGAACCGCAGCTGATTTCACAGGTTCAGGGGCTGTTTGCTAAAGCGAATTTCACCGCTGACGCACAGGCACTTCGCATTGAAAACGGCAATAACGCGCCCGCCTGGTACGTGGTGACGCAGGCGGGTTACGATCTGGCAGCGCCGAAGAAAGCCATTTCCCGCGGTCTGGAAATCACCCGCGATTACACCGATGAAAAAGGCAACGCAGTCACGCAGGTGACGCTGGGGCAGAAGATCAATGTGCATCTGAAAGTCCGCGCCAACTCGCAGGAAGGGCAGGACAATCTGGCGATTGTGGATTTGTTGCCGGGCGGATTCGAAGTGGTCCAGCAAACGCCACCGGAACCGGAATCTGACAGCAGTGATGAAAACAGTGAAGCAGAAGCTTCAGCGTCCTGGCAGTCACCGCTGGCGGCATCGGGTTCTACGTGGGCACCGGATTACAGCGATATTCGTGAAGATCGCGTGGTGATTTACGGCAGCGCCAGCACCGATGTGCAGGAGTTTGTGTATCAGATTAAAGCCACCAACACCGGCAGTTTCGTGATCCCTCCGGCTTACGGGGAAGCGATGTATAACCGTGAAGTTCAGGCGTTGTCGGTCAGTGATAAAAAACTGGTGGTCGTGCCGGCTGATGAAGCGGCTGTTGCTAAAAAATAA
- the greB gene encoding transcription elongation factor GreB, with protein sequence MKTKLITREGYDKLKTELDFLWRDERPEVTKKVTWAASLGDRSENADYQYNKKRLREIDRRIRYLTKCMEQLRIVDYSPQQDGKVFFGAWVEVENDDGDIKRFRIVGYDEIFGRKDYISIDSPMARALLKKEVGDSLVVTTPVGDATWYVNEIDYGK encoded by the coding sequence ATGAAGACGAAACTGATTACCCGTGAAGGCTACGACAAGCTCAAAACTGAACTGGATTTCCTGTGGCGCGATGAACGCCCCGAAGTGACCAAAAAGGTCACCTGGGCTGCAAGCCTGGGCGACCGCAGTGAAAATGCCGATTACCAGTACAATAAGAAACGGCTGCGTGAAATCGACCGCCGCATCCGCTATCTGACCAAATGCATGGAACAGCTGCGCATCGTCGATTATTCACCGCAACAGGACGGCAAAGTGTTCTTTGGTGCCTGGGTGGAAGTCGAAAATGACGACGGCGACATCAAGCGTTTCCGCATTGTCGGATATGACGAAATTTTTGGCCGCAAAGACTACATTTCTATCGACTCGCCGATGGCGCGCGCGCTGTTGAAAAAAGAAGTCGGCGACAGTCTGGTGGTCACCACGCCGGTTGGCGACGCGACCTGGTACGTCAATGAGATTGACTACGGGAAATGA
- a CDS encoding Tex family protein, giving the protein MNDQLSRIIASELQVRPEQVASVVRLLDEGNTVPFIARYRKEVTGGLDDTQLRQLDTRLGYLRELEDRRQTILKSIEEQGKLSDDLAKAINTTLSKTELEDLYLPFKPKRRTRGQIAIEAGLEPLAELLWNEPQNEPDAAAAKFIDADKGVADTKAALDGARYILMERFAEDAALLAKVRDYLWKNAHLTSRMVEGKEQEGAKFRDYFDHHEPISQVPSHRALAMFRGRNEGILQLALNADPQHDEPPKESYAEQLIIDHLGLRLNNAPADVWRRAVVNWTWRIKVLLHLETELMGTVRERAEDEAINVFARNMHDLLMAAPAGMRATMGLDPGLRTGVKVAVVDNTGKLVDIDTVYPHTGQAAKAAQQVAALCIKHNVELVAIGNGTASRETERFFLELQKQFPAVKAQKVIVSEAGASVYSASELAALEFPDLDVSIRGAVSIARRLQDPLAELVKIDPKSIGVGQYQHDVSQSQLAKKLDTVVEDCVNAVGVDLNTASVPLLTRVAGLTRMMAQNIVNWRDENGQFRNREQLLKVSRLGPKAFEQCAGFLRINHGDNPLDASTVHPETYPVVERILAATQLALKELMGDSNVLRGLKASEFTDEQFGVPTVTDIIKELEKPGHDPRPEFKTATFAEGVETMNDLMPGMILEGSVTNVTNFGAFVDIGVHQDGLVHISSLANKFVEDPHTVVKAGDIVKVKVMEVDLQRKRIALTMRLDEQPGEAPARRSSAPASDSRDNQKRHAPNKPSGRNAAPAGNNAMADALAAALGKKR; this is encoded by the coding sequence ATGAATGATCAACTGAGCCGCATTATCGCAAGTGAATTGCAGGTTCGCCCGGAGCAGGTTGCTTCCGTGGTGCGTCTGCTGGATGAAGGTAATACCGTGCCGTTTATTGCGCGGTATCGTAAGGAAGTCACCGGTGGGTTGGACGATACCCAACTGCGTCAGTTGGACACCCGTCTGGGTTATCTGCGGGAGCTGGAAGACCGCCGCCAGACCATCCTCAAATCTATCGAGGAACAGGGCAAACTCAGCGACGACCTGGCAAAAGCCATTAATACCACGCTGAGCAAAACCGAGCTGGAAGACCTTTACCTGCCGTTCAAACCCAAGCGCCGCACGCGCGGACAAATCGCTATCGAAGCCGGTCTGGAGCCGCTGGCCGAATTGCTGTGGAACGAGCCACAAAACGAGCCGGACGCTGCTGCCGCAAAATTCATTGATGCCGATAAAGGCGTGGCCGACACCAAAGCTGCCCTTGATGGCGCACGTTACATTCTGATGGAGCGTTTCGCTGAAGATGCCGCGCTGCTGGCGAAAGTCCGCGATTACCTGTGGAAAAACGCCCATCTGACGTCCCGGATGGTGGAAGGTAAAGAGCAGGAAGGCGCGAAATTCCGCGACTATTTCGACCATCACGAACCGATTTCTCAGGTGCCTTCGCACCGCGCGCTGGCGATGTTCCGCGGCCGCAACGAAGGTATCTTACAACTGGCGCTGAATGCCGATCCGCAGCATGACGAGCCGCCAAAAGAAAGCTATGCCGAACAACTGATCATCGACCATCTGGGCCTGCGCCTGAACAACGCGCCTGCTGACGTCTGGCGTCGTGCCGTGGTCAACTGGACATGGCGTATCAAAGTGCTGCTGCACCTCGAAACCGAGCTGATGGGCACCGTGCGCGAACGCGCCGAAGATGAAGCGATCAACGTTTTTGCCCGCAACATGCACGATTTGCTGATGGCCGCCCCCGCCGGTATGCGCGCCACTATGGGTCTCGATCCGGGTTTACGTACCGGTGTAAAAGTCGCCGTTGTGGATAACACCGGCAAACTGGTGGATATCGATACGGTTTATCCCCACACCGGTCAGGCTGCAAAAGCCGCACAACAGGTTGCCGCGCTGTGCATCAAACATAATGTCGAACTGGTGGCGATCGGTAATGGCACCGCGTCCCGCGAGACCGAGCGCTTCTTCCTTGAGCTGCAAAAACAGTTCCCGGCGGTAAAAGCGCAGAAAGTGATTGTCAGTGAAGCCGGTGCATCGGTGTATTCCGCCTCCGAACTGGCGGCGCTGGAATTCCCGGATCTGGATGTTTCTATTCGCGGCGCAGTCTCTATCGCCCGTCGATTACAAGATCCGCTGGCGGAGCTGGTGAAAATCGACCCGAAATCCATCGGTGTTGGTCAGTATCAGCACGACGTCAGCCAGTCTCAGCTGGCGAAAAAACTCGATACCGTGGTCGAAGACTGCGTGAACGCCGTGGGTGTTGATCTCAATACCGCATCCGTTCCCCTGCTGACCCGCGTGGCCGGTCTGACACGCATGATGGCGCAGAATATCGTTAACTGGCGCGACGAAAACGGTCAGTTCCGTAACCGCGAACAGTTGCTGAAAGTCAGCCGTCTGGGGCCAAAAGCCTTTGAGCAATGCGCGGGCTTCCTGCGTATCAACCACGGCGACAACCCGCTTGATGCCTCGACAGTTCACCCGGAAACCTATCCGGTAGTGGAACGCATTCTGGCGGCGACACAGCTGGCGCTGAAAGAACTGATGGGCGATTCCAATGTGCTGCGTGGCCTGAAAGCCAGCGAATTCACCGATGAGCAGTTCGGTGTGCCGACGGTCACCGACATTATCAAAGAGCTGGAAAAACCGGGGCACGATCCGCGTCCAGAGTTTAAAACCGCGACCTTTGCCGAGGGCGTGGAAACCATGAACGACCTGATGCCGGGCATGATCCTCGAAGGCTCTGTCACTAACGTCACCAACTTTGGTGCGTTCGTCGATATTGGTGTCCATCAGGACGGCCTGGTTCACATCTCGTCACTGGCGAACAAATTCGTCGAAGATCCCCACACAGTGGTGAAAGCCGGCGACATCGTCAAAGTCAAAGTGATGGAAGTCGATCTGCAACGCAAACGTATCGCGCTGACCATGCGACTGGACGAGCAACCGGGCGAAGCACCCGCGCGCCGTTCTTCCGCGCCAGCGTCAGATTCACGAGACAATCAGAAACGCCACGCGCCAAACAAACCGTCGGGCCGCAATGCCGCGCCAGCAGGCAATAACGCGATGGCCGATGCTCTGGCCGCCGCGCTCGGCAAAAAACGTTAA
- the feoA gene encoding ferrous iron transporter A produces MQLQSKRAYKITGFSHEISPAYRQKLLSLGMLPGSFFNIIRVAPMGDPVQIETRRTSLVVRRKDLDLLQLEMMA; encoded by the coding sequence ATGCAACTTCAATCAAAACGTGCTTATAAAATTACCGGCTTTTCACACGAAATCAGCCCGGCTTACCGGCAGAAACTGTTGTCACTCGGGATGTTACCGGGGTCATTTTTCAACATTATCCGCGTTGCGCCGATGGGTGATCCGGTACAAATCGAAACCCGCCGTACCAGCCTCGTCGTCCGCAGAAAAGACCTCGATCTCCTCCAGCTCGAGATGATGGCCTGA